The genomic DNA AAAGGATGCAATCGATGAGTTACGTGCAGATGGAAAAAAGGTTGGACTCGTAAAAGTTCGATGCTACAGACCATTTCCAGCAGAGGCAATAGCAGAAGCGGTCAAGAATGCGAAGGCAATAGCCGTGCTGGACAAAAACATCTCGTTAGGACATGAAGGCGCCCTGTATACGGATGTCAAATCCGCCCTCTACAAGGAGAAGGGTCCTCTTGCACTGGGATTCGTCCTTGGATTGGGTGGAAGGGACATCTCAAAGAACACGATCAGGAGCATCGTCGAGAAAGCGCAAAAAGCGATCAAATCCGGGAGAGTTGAAGAGGATAGTGAGTTCGTTGATCTGGGGGTGCCATAGATGCAAGAGGAATTGTTTGCACCTGGTCATAGAGGATGTGCAGGATGTGGGGCGGCAATAGCTGCACGATTGATTCTTAAAGGTTCAGGAAAGGACGTCATAATCATCTCACCAACAGGCTGTTTGGAGGTCGTTTCATCGCCTTACCCGGAGTCAGCCTGGAAAGTTCCATGGATTCACTCGTTATTTGAAAATGCGGCAGCTGTCGCATCTGGAGTTGAATCGGCCCTAAAATCCCTTGGCAGGAAGGATGAGGCCAAGGTGATTGCGATAGGCGGGGATGGTGCCACCATTGACATCGGAATAGGGGCACTCTCAGGAATGCTCGAAAGAGGGCATGATGTTACGTATATATGTTATGACAACGAGGCCTACATGAACACGGGCATACAGCGTAGTAGTTCGACGCCCTATGGCGCATCCACCACGACAAGTCCTGCCGGGAAAGCCTCTTTCGGTGAAAACAGACCAAAGAAGAATTTACCTGCAATAGCTGCCGCCCATGGGATACCCTACGTTGCCACCGCCTCGATTGCCTATCCAAAAGATGTGATAAGAAAGGTAAAAAAAGCAATTTCCATAGAAGGCCCAAAGTACTTGCAGATACATGCACCTTGTTGTACCGGATGGGGATTTGACGGAAGTAAGACGATAGAGATCGGCAGACTTGCGGTAGAGACGGCACTTTTCCCGATATATGAAATGACAGATGGCAAAGTTACCTCAGTCAAGAAGATCAAGCGAAAACCCGTCGAGGAATACCTGAAGGCACAGCGCCGATTCAAGCATTTGTTCAAAATCGAGGGCGGAGAGAAAGAGCTGAAGAAGATTCAGGATATTGCGGACGCGAATGCGAAGCAATTTGGGTTGGACCTATGATGTATGTCGGAAGAGTGGTTGTAATAGGGCGCTCTGAGGGCAGGCCTTTTATAGGGTATCGGTTATCCTCCCGCTCCTTTCCGAATCGGATGGCTGTGACAGAGTTTGATTCCGTGCGCATCGTTCCAAAGGACGCAAAGGACCTGCCCAAGAGTCCGTATATCTCGTATAGTTGCATCAAAGTGATCGGAGATCATGCGGTCGCCACAAACGGCTCACACACAGAGCCCATAGCGGAAAAAATAGAATCAGGATACCCTCCGAGAGATGCCATGGCACTCACTCTTTTAGCGATGGACTATGAAAGAGACCAGTATAAAACGCCGAGAATTGCAGGCGTCATTGACAAAAATGGAAGAGGTTGTCTGGGCATAGTACAATCAGACGGCATAAATGTAAAGGAATTCGAGCTTGGGGGAAAGGCATTCTTCATCGCAACCTATGAGAAGACCGACTTCGAGCGATTATATACAAAGGTGAAGGGATCGACTGCGACCGAGATCGCCAGGTTTATGTACGAATTGAGATTCGAAAATCCCGTGTGTTCAGCCGCCGCAGTATGGGACGGGGAGTTTAAAACGGGCGTATATAGCGGAACGGATGATTGATGAGTACGCAAAAGGCTGATACGAAAAAATCCATTGTCTGCTTTGCTTTCTTAGTACTAAATAAATGAAAAGGCGATAGCGGCATACAAACCCCGGATAGAAATCAGGGTAGGTGGTAAAGTAAAGATGAGATTCAACGACAAATTGATCGGCGCATCGAAAAAGAATGACAGCCTGCTCTGCATAGGACTTGACCCTGACGCAGAGAAAATTCCTTCCTTTTTGCGGGATGCCGATGACCCGATCTTCGAGTTCAATAAGCGCATCATCGACTCAACCAAGGATTTGGTGATCGCCTATAAACCGAATCTAGCATTTTACGAGGCACTGGGCCTGCACGGCTTGCAATCCCTGGCCAAAACCCTAAGGTACATTCCCAGTGATATACCCGTCATCGCTGACGCCAAGAGGGGGGATGTCGAGCATTCGGCAAAGGCCTATGCCAAGGCTGTTTTCGAGGTGTTTAACTTTGATGCGGTCACGGTGAATCCTTACATGGGCAGCGATTCCGTCAAGCCCTTCCTGGACTATGCGGAAAAGGGCGTATTCGTCCTGTGCAGGACATCCAATCCCGGCTCAAAAAATTTCCAGGACCTTCGCTGTGGCTCAGAAAAGCGCCTGTACGAGATCGTGGCTGAACATGTGGTGGGCTGGAACGTAAACAAAAACTGCGGACTGGTGGTCGGAGCCACCTACCCGGAGGAGCTGAAAAAGATCAGGGAGATGGTGGGAGAAGATATGCCTATATTGATACCGGGGGTGGGCGCACAGGCCGGCGACCTGGAAAAGGCCGTAAAGTTCGGCACCAACTCAGTGGGAGAGATGGCAATCATAAGCGCATCCAGGGTCATCCTCTATGCCAGCAATGAAAAGGATTTTGACAAGAAGGCAAGAACGGTTGCCAATTACATAAGAGAGGATATTAATCAGTTTAGATTCAGATGATGTTTTTATCGGATAAGAAATAAAGCCTGAGAATTACCTCAAAATTAACCAAAACTATAAAAGGGACAAAAAACAATTTATATATTAAATAACCTAAGGAAACAAAGCAAATGATGCAGGAAAAAATAGAATTAGATTATAAAGAACTGATAAAAAGGG from Methanocellales archaeon includes the following:
- a CDS encoding IMP cyclohydrolase, with the protein product MMYVGRVVVIGRSEGRPFIGYRLSSRSFPNRMAVTEFDSVRIVPKDAKDLPKSPYISYSCIKVIGDHAVATNGSHTEPIAEKIESGYPPRDAMALTLLAMDYERDQYKTPRIAGVIDKNGRGCLGIVQSDGINVKEFELGGKAFFIATYEKTDFERLYTKVKGSTATEIARFMYELRFENPVCSAAAVWDGEFKTGVYSGTDD
- the pyrF gene encoding orotidine-5'-phosphate decarboxylase — its product is MRFNDKLIGASKKNDSLLCIGLDPDAEKIPSFLRDADDPIFEFNKRIIDSTKDLVIAYKPNLAFYEALGLHGLQSLAKTLRYIPSDIPVIADAKRGDVEHSAKAYAKAVFEVFNFDAVTVNPYMGSDSVKPFLDYAEKGVFVLCRTSNPGSKNFQDLRCGSEKRLYEIVAEHVVGWNVNKNCGLVVGATYPEELKKIREMVGEDMPILIPGVGAQAGDLEKAVKFGTNSVGEMAIISASRVILYASNEKDFDKKARTVANYIREDINQFRFR
- the porB gene encoding pyruvate synthase subunit PorB; translated protein: MQEELFAPGHRGCAGCGAAIAARLILKGSGKDVIIISPTGCLEVVSSPYPESAWKVPWIHSLFENAAAVASGVESALKSLGRKDEAKVIAIGGDGATIDIGIGALSGMLERGHDVTYICYDNEAYMNTGIQRSSSTPYGASTTTSPAGKASFGENRPKKNLPAIAAAHGIPYVATASIAYPKDVIRKVKKAISIEGPKYLQIHAPCCTGWGFDGSKTIEIGRLAVETALFPIYEMTDGKVTSVKKIKRKPVEEYLKAQRRFKHLFKIEGGEKELKKIQDIADANAKQFGLDL